In the genome of Variovorax sp. PAMC26660, the window ATGCCAGCGTCCGCGGCCCTGGCAGCCATCGCCGCAGCAATGCCGGCCGCATGGCCGACCGCCATCGAGATGGTCATGACACGGATCGCCGCCAACGCTTCGTGGCTGGCCGAGATGCCCCGCCCGACCACCAGCGCGTTGTCGAGCGTGCTCGGGATCAGGCTGCGGTACGGGATCTGGTACGCATGGTCGGCATCCATCGGCACGTAGTGCAGCGCGCCGCCCGAGGCCGGGTGAATATCGATCGGGTAGGCGCCCGCCGCGATCGCATCGGGGAACTGCACGGGCTTCAACAGCTCCTCGGCCGTCAGCACGTGGTCGCCTTCTACCCGGCGGGTTTCGCGCACGCCCACTTGCGTGGCAAAGGCGCGCAGCCGGCCGTCTTCGCAGCCGGGCACCGAGTTGGTCAAAAACCAGGCCGCCTTCCAGGCCTGCCGGCGCCCTTCGATCTCGGCGGCGCCCAGCGCCATCGGGTCGGTAGCGTCGATGCCCAGACGGCTGATGTTGAACCAGCCGTCCGTCGAATAGGGGTCGCGGCTCGAATGCAACGCAGCGCGCGCGAGCTGGCCCTGCGCGTAGCCCCGTGCAGCCAGCTCGGCCAGCTGCGCTTTCGTCAGCGCGCCGAAGCGGTCGAAATCGATGGGCCCGAAGCGGAACATCATCGTGGCCGGCTGCAGCGTTTCGTTGTCGCCGAGTTCGAGAAAACGGGCGCCCGCCTGCTTCAGCGCATCCATGTCGCCCGATGCATCGACGAGCACGCCAGCACGCAGGCGCAGCACGCCGCCTTTGGTCAGCACGCGCATGCCGACGACGCGCCGGCCTTCGCATTCGACGTCCAGCAGGTTGGCGTGCAGCAGCGGCCGCACGCCGGCCTCGGCCACCATGTCGTCGAGCGCCAGCTTGAGCACTTCGGGTGCGTATTCCACGCGGTCCATGTGGTGCCCGGTGGACATGACGAAGCTCTCGTGCGCGCGCGCTCCGCCATACAAGCGCAGCCGCGCGACCACTTCGTCGGCCAGGCCCGCCACGACGCGGCGGCCGTTGCCGGTCTGCCAACTGTTGAACTGCGCCACCGCACCGGCCGTGGCATTTCCGCCCAGGAAGCCGTACCGTTCCACCAGCACCACCGAGGCGCCTTGGCGCGCCGCCGCAACCGCAGCCATGGTGCCCGCGACACCGCCGCCGCACACGACCACGTCAGCTTCTATGACGTGGCTGCCGATGTTTGGGTTCGCGCTCATGTCAGGGGTCCCGTTCGGGTTGCTCGTGATTGGGGCGTTCGGGGTTTGGGGGGCGGGTTCATTCGGGGTACGTGCGAATGACACCGGGTACTCCCCTGTGCGAATGTCCCCCGCTTCGCTCCTCCTTTATTTCGCTGCGGGGAGCACCCGGTGTCATTCGCACATGGACACGCTGCTGGTGATCCTGCGATCAACAACCGCTCGGCCCAACGCTCACGTCGATACGGGGCTCTTTTTCGCGAAATAAAGGAGGAGCGAAGCGGGGGACATTCGCGAAAAAGAGCACCGTGTCGGCGTGAGCGTCGCCCTGAACAACGCACGTCAAACACAACACAACGAGCAGAAAAACGAGCGCTCATCCTCAGCTCTCCAACCGAATGCCACGGGTCTTGACCACCTGGCTCCAACGATTGCCTTCAGCCTTCAGATACTTCGTCGTGGCTTCGCGTCCGCTCGTGAAGGTTTCCAGGCTCAGCGCGTCGAAGCGCTTCTTCACGACCTCGGACTGCAACGCCGCAGTCAACAGCTTTTCGAGCCTTGCCAGCCCCTCGTTCGGAATCGTGCCCTTGGGCGCGACCAGCGTGGCCCAGCCCTCGACTTCCAGGCTCTGCAACTTGAGGCTGCGGAAAGTCGGCACATTGGCCAGCTCCGTCACCGGCTGCGGCGAAGACACAGCCAACGCCCGCAGACGCCCCGAACGGATATGCACGATCACGCTCGGCAGATTCAGGAAACCCATCGACACCAGCCCCGAGATCAGATCGGGCATCAGCGCGCTCTCGCCCTTGTACGGCACGCTGACCAGCGAGGTGCCCGTCTCCAGCGAGAACAGCTCGGCCGTCAGATGCGCCAACGTGCCCGTGCCGCTGTTGCCCGCACTGAGCCTGCCCGGCTGCGCCTTGGCCTGCCCGATCAGGTCGCCGATCGTCATCGCCTTCGAGTCCGCAGGCACCACCAGCACCAACGGCTGGCGCGACACCATGCCGATCGCGTCGAAGTCGCGCGCCACGTCATAGCTCAGCTTGGGGTTCAGCACCGGGTTGATCACCATGCTGTTGCTGCCCATCAGCAGCGTGTGGCCGTCACGGCTTTGCGCCGCCGCCGCCACGCCGATCGCGCTGCCCGCGCCCGGCTTGTTTTCCACCACCACCGCCTGCCCCAGTTGCGGCGCCAGCACCTCGGCCAGCACGCGCGCCGAGCCGTCGGCACCGCCACCCGGCGCAAAGGGCACGATGATGCGCAACGGCTTCGTGGGCCAGGCCTCCGTGGCGCCAGCTTCGCGCGGCAGCCCTGCGACCAGCGTGCCGCCGGCAGCCAGGGCCAGTGCCGACAACACGTTTCTGCGGGTGATGCCCGGGGCATTCGTGCCGGAAGCTGCGGGGGGACGTTGGACCATGTGCTTGTCTGCCTCTGTGTTCTGCGAATCCGCCGATCCTAGGAAGGCGTCCGGCGGCCGACAAATACCAACTTGTCGTATGCCCATAACATCGCGTTATCCCCTGGGCTCCAGACGACGGAGAAAGTCATGAACCTCAGACAGATCGAAGTCTTCCGCGCCGTCATGCTGGCCGGCTCGGTCACCGATGCCGCGCGGCTGCTGCATGTGTCGCAACCCGGCATCAGCCGCATGCTGTCGCACATCGAGCTGCAGCTCGGGCTGCCGCTGTTCGAGCGCCGCAAAGGCAAGCTGCTGGCCACGCCCGAGGCCCAGGCGCTGTTTGCCGAAGTCGAGCAGGTCTACCGCGGCGTCGCCCGCATCGACGAATGCACGCAGGCGCTGAAGAACGGCAAGATGCTGACGCTGCGCGTGCTGTGCAGCCCCGGCACCGGGCTGGAGATGGTGCCCAACGCGCTCACCGCGCTCGGCCGGGAGTTTCCGTCCGCCAGCATCTACATGGAGGTTGCATTGGCGAAGGACATGGCCAAGCGGCTCGCGGCCCACGAAGTCGACGTCGCCATCTCGACGCTGGCCATCGACGACCCGTTGCTGGATTCGCGCCCCATCGGCAAATGGACGCTGGCCGGCGTCTTCCCCAAGGGCCATCCGCTCGAAGCGAAGCGCACGCTCAGGCCGATCGACATCCTGAAGGAGCGGATGATTTCCTTCAGCCCCGACACGCCGCAGGGCCGCATCATTGCCGACTGGTGCGTGAGCAATGCCTGCAAGCCCGATGCGCAGATCGAGGTGCGCGCCGGCCAGGCCGCCTGCGCGCTGGCCGCGGCGGGCGCCGGCATTGCCATCGTCGACGACCTCACGGCGCGCGGCTGCATGACCGACCGGCTGAGCCACCGGCCGATCCTCAAGGCCCCGCTGTTCGACGTGTTCGCGGTGACCAACCAGAACTTCGCGGCGTCGCTGCTGTCGAGCCGCTTCGTCGTGCATGCACAGGCGGCCCTTCGCCAACTCAAGCAACGCGCCTGACCACGGCGACTGCACCGCGCGCGCTGTATGCGCCATCCCATATTCTGTTGAGCGACAAAAGGCCCCCGCTCCCTATGATCCGGCTCACCCCGGGCACGACACCGGTGAGAGGGACCCCATGAAAATCGCCTTCGCCTCCTGCATGAACTTCGAGGCCGGTCCCAACGGCTACCAGCGAGTCTGGAACCGCATCGCGGCCGAGCAGCCCGACTACCTGTTCCTGCTGGGCGACCAGATCTACATGGACTTCTTTCCCCACCTGGAGGAGCCCGCCAAGTGGGAGGCGCCCCAGTTCAGGGAGGTGATGACCGCGAAGTACACGGCGCAATGGAACGTGCCCAACTTCAAGCTGCTGTTCGACGGTATGCGCCAGCGCCAGGACAACGGCGGCGGCGTCTACGGCACCTGGGACGACCACGACTTCGCCTGGAACAACGCCTGCGGCACGCAGGTCAAGCCGCCGGTGAAGGCCGTGGCGCGCGAGCTGTTCTCGCAGTTCATGCAGATCAACCCGCCGACCGCCGGCATCTACTACGCGATCCCCCTGATCCACCAGCAGCAGCGCATCGGCAAGGCGATCTTCCTGGACACACGCTGGTATCGCGACCTGCCCGGGGACAGCCACACGCTGCTCGGCGAAGACCAGTTCAAGTTCCTGGAAGCGGAACTGAAAGACGAGCACGGCTTCGTGCTGATCTGCGCCGGCACGCCGATCCGGGCGACCGGCAACGGCTGGATGCGCTACCGCGACGACTACGCGCGCTTTCGCCAGCTCACCTACAAGCGCAACGTGATCTTCCTGTCGGGCGACATCCACGAGAACGCCTTCCTGCCGCCGCCCGGCGAGACAAAGATCTTCGAGATCATTTCCTCGGGCGCCTTCGTCACCAAGTACAAGTACGTCGGCGATCGCGAGAACTTCGGCATCCTCGACTACTCACCGGCCAGCACCGACATCAAGCTCTTCAACAAGCAGGGGCTCGAAACGCACAACCGCATCGACAACGCCACCTTCGAGTACCAGGAGGTCTAGCGATGTGGCGGCGCCGCGCGAACAGCGCAGCGCCGCATCCGGCAAGACCTACTTGCCCCAGACCGCCTTGTATTGCGTGCGATAGCCGTTGTCGGGGTCGAACACATTCTTCGGCCCGCCGTCCTTGCCCACGTTGCCCACCGTCACGAGGTGCACCTTGGGCACATAGCCCGACCACTTCTCCTTGGCGAAGGCGCGGTTGAGTTCATCGACGATCTGCCAGCCCTGCATGTTCAGCGGCTCAGGCACGGTGCCGGCCTGGTAGCGCTGCGTGCGGATGCGCTGGTAAGCGGCCTCGGAGCCGTCACCGGCCGACACCGCCTTGGGCGAGCCGTCGCCCTTCTTGCCCGCCGCCGTCAGCGAAGGGCCCATGAAGTCGAAGTACAGGTCGTTGATGGCCAGCGAATGGGTCCACTTGTCCCCGAAGCGCTGCAGCAGCGAGGTGGTGAGCTGCGGCATGCGGGTGGAGCTTTCGGAGATCGGGCTGTCCTCGAAGCTCAGCACCGTGCAGCCGCCGCACTTCTTGATCACCGCTTCCATCGCGCGGGCCTTGTAGAGCGCAATCGCGTATTGCGAGTCGGTGAAGATCACCACGCCCGCCTTGCCATTGGAATCGGCCACCACCCACGAGGCGGCGACATCGGCCACGTCGTCGGTCACCGTCGTCACGTTGGCGTAGAGGCCGGCCTTGTCGTTCGGACCGGGCTGCTCGCCCGAGTGCCAGCCGACCAGCGGAATGCCCGACTTGGCTGCGCCCGAGAACGCGGCCTTCTGCTCGGTGGTGTCGAAGCCGCCGACCACGATGCCGG includes:
- a CDS encoding Bug family tripartite tricarboxylate transporter substrate binding protein, producing MVQRPPAASGTNAPGITRRNVLSALALAAGGTLVAGLPREAGATEAWPTKPLRIIVPFAPGGGADGSARVLAEVLAPQLGQAVVVENKPGAGSAIGVAAAAQSRDGHTLLMGSNSMVINPVLNPKLSYDVARDFDAIGMVSRQPLVLVVPADSKAMTIGDLIGQAKAQPGRLSAGNSGTGTLAHLTAELFSLETGTSLVSVPYKGESALMPDLISGLVSMGFLNLPSVIVHIRSGRLRALAVSSPQPVTELANVPTFRSLKLQSLEVEGWATLVAPKGTIPNEGLARLEKLLTAALQSEVVKKRFDALSLETFTSGREATTKYLKAEGNRWSQVVKTRGIRLES
- a CDS encoding FAD-dependent oxidoreductase encodes the protein MSANPNIGSHVIEADVVVCGGGVAGTMAAVAAARQGASVVLVERYGFLGGNATAGAVAQFNSWQTGNGRRVVAGLADEVVARLRLYGGARAHESFVMSTGHHMDRVEYAPEVLKLALDDMVAEAGVRPLLHANLLDVECEGRRVVGMRVLTKGGVLRLRAGVLVDASGDMDALKQAGARFLELGDNETLQPATMMFRFGPIDFDRFGALTKAQLAELAARGYAQGQLARAALHSSRDPYSTDGWFNISRLGIDATDPMALGAAEIEGRRQAWKAAWFLTNSVPGCEDGRLRAFATQVGVRETRRVEGDHVLTAEELLKPVQFPDAIAAGAYPIDIHPASGGALHYVPMDADHAYQIPYRSLIPSTLDNALVVGRGISASHEALAAIRVMTISMAVGHAAGIAAAMAARAADAGMGVQVRAVPVPALREALVRGGAVLG
- a CDS encoding LysR family transcriptional regulator, with product MNLRQIEVFRAVMLAGSVTDAARLLHVSQPGISRMLSHIELQLGLPLFERRKGKLLATPEAQALFAEVEQVYRGVARIDECTQALKNGKMLTLRVLCSPGTGLEMVPNALTALGREFPSASIYMEVALAKDMAKRLAAHEVDVAISTLAIDDPLLDSRPIGKWTLAGVFPKGHPLEAKRTLRPIDILKERMISFSPDTPQGRIIADWCVSNACKPDAQIEVRAGQAACALAAAGAGIAIVDDLTARGCMTDRLSHRPILKAPLFDVFAVTNQNFAASLLSSRFVVHAQAALRQLKQRA
- a CDS encoding substrate-binding domain-containing protein; its protein translation is MKNKTVRHARTVAAAVLALCAATLAPKALADDFLDAAKKKVEVATMTKEKWDGPTSGPKATAGKTIVFVAGDMKNGGIVGVSKGVEEAARAIGWTVRVIDGQGTVSGRTAALNQALAVKPAGIVVGGFDTTEQKAAFSGAAKSGIPLVGWHSGEQPGPNDKAGLYANVTTVTDDVADVAASWVVADSNGKAGVVIFTDSQYAIALYKARAMEAVIKKCGGCTVLSFEDSPISESSTRMPQLTTSLLQRFGDKWTHSLAINDLYFDFMGPSLTAAGKKGDGSPKAVSAGDGSEAAYQRIRTQRYQAGTVPEPLNMQGWQIVDELNRAFAKEKWSGYVPKVHLVTVGNVGKDGGPKNVFDPDNGYRTQYKAVWGK
- a CDS encoding alkaline phosphatase D family protein gives rise to the protein MKIAFASCMNFEAGPNGYQRVWNRIAAEQPDYLFLLGDQIYMDFFPHLEEPAKWEAPQFREVMTAKYTAQWNVPNFKLLFDGMRQRQDNGGGVYGTWDDHDFAWNNACGTQVKPPVKAVARELFSQFMQINPPTAGIYYAIPLIHQQQRIGKAIFLDTRWYRDLPGDSHTLLGEDQFKFLEAELKDEHGFVLICAGTPIRATGNGWMRYRDDYARFRQLTYKRNVIFLSGDIHENAFLPPPGETKIFEIISSGAFVTKYKYVGDRENFGILDYSPASTDIKLFNKQGLETHNRIDNATFEYQEV